From a single Myxocyprinus asiaticus isolate MX2 ecotype Aquarium Trade chromosome 47, UBuf_Myxa_2, whole genome shotgun sequence genomic region:
- the LOC127436670 gene encoding phytanoyl-CoA dioxygenase, peroxisomal-like: MSRAADRLKVVLNHLDRSYGAVRASFTSAQNVSYYHPQALQYTFDTDVLTPEQRIAYEEDGFILIRNLVSDQDIDRFRKAFERICKREVKVPGLVVMKDVSIAKSEFVEGEKAVTKLQDFQEDPELFRYCNLPQILKYVECFTGPNIMAMHTMLINKPPDTGKKTSRHPMHQDLHYFPFRPTDRIVCSWTAMEKVHRQNGCLVVLPGSHKGTLQEHDYPEWEGGINKMYHGVRNYDPRHSRVHLEMEKGDTVFFHPLLIHGSGMNQTEGFRKAISCHYASADCYYIDVNGTTQENISNEVKELAARRLGADTTVTFQDTWALRGRLVQGDRTTL, translated from the exons ATGTCCCGGGCCGCAGACAGATTGAAAGTGGTTTTGAATCATCTGGATCGGTCCTACGGCGCTGTT CGTGCGTCCTTCACCTCTGCCCAAAATGTGTCCTATTACCATCCTCAAGCCCTTCA ATACACTTTTGACACGGATGTGCTGACTCCAGAACAGAGAATCGCTTATGAAGAGGATGGATTCATTCTCATCCGAAACCTGGTATCGGACCAAGACATTGATCGATTCAG GAAGGCATTTGAGCGCATTTGTAAGAGAGAGGTGAAGGTGCCTGGTTTGGTGGTCATGAAAGATGTATCCATTGCTAAGTCGGAATTTGTAGAAGGTGAGAAGGCTGTGACCAAACTTCAGGACTTCCAGGAAGATCCAGAACTTTTTCGATACTGCAACTTACCCCAG ATCCTGAAGTATGTGGAGTGTTTCACCGGACCCAACATCATGGCCATGCACACAATGCTCATCAACAAACCACCTGACACAG GTAAGAAGACCTCTCGCCATCCCATGCACCAGGATCTACACTACTTCCCTTTCCGACCCACGGACCGCATTGTGTGTTCCTGGACCGCAATGGAGAAAGTGCACCGGCAAAACGGCTGTCTGGTGGTCCTGCCTGGCTCACACAAAGGCACTCTGCAGGAACACGACTACCCAGAGTGGGAG GGtggaataaataaaatgtatcatgGGGTTCGTAATTACGACCCAAGACATTCCAGAGTGCATTTAGAAATGGAGAAAGGAGATACAGTGTTTTTCCATCCTTTGCTGATCCACGGTTCAGGAATGAACCAAACTGAGGGGTTCAGAAAG GCGATCTCTTGTCACTATGCCAGCGCTGACTGTTATTACATAGATGTGAATGGAACAACTCAGGAGAACATCAGCAATGAAGTGAAGGAACTTGCAGCCAGGAGGTTAGGCGCTGATACTACGGTCACCTTTCAG